The DNA segment AAGCTCCTGTGTGAGAGGCTGCTGCTTTAGCGCTCTCCGCGTATTTTCCTGATTTCACTATAATTATAGGTTTTGTTCTAGCGAAGTGGCGTGCAGCGCTCATAAACTTGCGAGCGTTTGTAAGGCCCTCCATATATATGAGGATGCTTTTAGTAAGCGGATCGGCACCGAAATAATCTATTAAGTCTCCGAAGTCAACGTCTATCATAGATCCTAGTGAAACAAAGTTGCTGAATCCGATGTTTTGATGTATAGCCCAGTCGAGGATAGCCGAACCTAAGGCGCCGCTTTGAGATATGAAAGCGATTTTACCGGGTTTAGGCATTTGAGGTGCGAATGAAGCGTTAAGCTTAATACTAGGCCTTATGATACCTAGACAGTTAGGGCCTATTATTCTAAGCTTATATCTTTCTTTTATTTCCTCTATTTTCTTATATAGAATCTTTCCTTCTTCACCTGCTTCTTTGAAACCGGCGGAGATAATTATTATCCCTTTAATATTTTTTTTACCGCATTCTTCTAATATATCCGGCACCGTTTTAGCTGGTGTAACTATTATTGCTAGATCGATTGGATGATCTATTTCTAAAACTGAGCCGTAGGTTTTTTTGCCAAATACAGGCTGCTTCTTTATATTCACCGGGAATATTTTACCTTTAAAACCTAAATCTAAAAGATTTTTCATTATTATGGCGCCGATTGAACCTTCTTTTTCAGTAGCTCCTATCACAGTTATTGAGGAGGGATTAAAGATTTTATCAAGATTAAACGTAACCATTGTTTAACACCCGCGAGTTATAAGTACCCCGCTCTAATCAAGGGTTTTCACTGCATAGATTTAAAAGTTTTGTTTACTGTTAGCAGGATGACCGTAAGATTTATATTTAGTATTATACATTATGTATAATAGCTTATTTATCATGGAGGGGATGTCCATGAACTGGTTTGAAGAAATAAGAAGATTCACAAGAAATATGATGAGAGAGTTTGAAGAAATGTTTAATGATGAACTGCTAACAGAGCCGTCATATGAAAAACCATTCGTATACGGCTACAGTGTCTTCATAGGACCGAACGGTGTACCAGTGATCAGAGAGTTCGGTACGCCTCTAAAAGCCAGAGGTTCCAAAGTCGGTAAAGTCAGATACGAACCATATCACGATGTAATAGTAGACGAGGAGAAAGGCACGGTGACGATTACGGTTGAAGTACCAGGAGTCGACAAGCAAGATATCACAGTAAAAGTTGCCGGGGAGAACATTCGAATAAAAGGCAGCACAAAAGGCAGAGAATTCGAAAAAGTGATACCGTTAAACTCAGAGGTTGACAAGGAGAGCATCAAAGCAACTTATAAGAACGGCATACTAGAGATAACGGCGAAGCTTAAAACATCTGACAGTGACAGCAGAGAGATCAAAGTAGAGTAAACTCTTTCCAGTATTTTTAATTTTTTATTTAGTGGAGGTTTTAAAAATGAGTGAGAAAGTAGATAAAATAATTGTAAAAGTAGCTGAAGCTTTAAGCAGAGATGTTGGAAGAAACATAGCCAGACTTGACCCTATAATAGCCAAGAAACTAGGCTTAGAGACAGGTGACGCTGTAGAAATAGTAGGCAAAAAAAGAACTGCTGCACTAGTTTGGCCTGGGCTCTCAGAAGACGCTGGAAAAATGATTATAAGAATAGACGGTTCAACACGTCGAAACGCTGGAACATCTTTAGATGATAAAGTGGAAGTAAGGAAAATCGAAGCTAAACCAGCTAAAAGCATAACCTTCGCCCCAACTGAAGCGATTAGAATACAAGGAGCGGAAGAATATTTAAAGCGTCTTCTAGAAGGGAGAGTGATAACAGTAGGTGATATCGTAGAAATTCCAACTATGGGTGATAAAATCATCTTAGTAGCTACAAGTCATATTCCTAAAGCTGACACTGTTTTAATGAATTATGACACAGAGGTGATTGTGAGCGAGCGTCCGGCTAAAGAAATAATGGAGAAACCGGTTGCTAAAGTCCACTACGAGGATATAGGCGGGCTAAGTAACGAGATAAAGAAAATAAGGGAAATGATTGAATTACCGCTAACACATCCTGAAGTATTCAATAAACTAGGAATAGACGCGCCTAAAGGAGTATTATTATATGGTCCGCCTGGAACAGGGAAAACGCTTCTAGCTAAAGCTGTTGCTAATGAAAGTAACGCTAACTTCTACTCAATAAGCGGACCTGAAATTATGAGCAAGTACTATGGTGAAAGTGAAAGCCGTCTTAGAGAAATATTCGAGGAAGCTGAGAGAAACGCGCCTAGCATAATATTCATAGATGAAATAGACTCCATCGCACCTAAACGAGAAGAAGTTACGGGAGACGTTGAGAAAAGAGTTGTAGCCCAGTTATTATCCTTAATGGATGGTTTAAAACCTAGAGGCAAAGTCGTCGTCATAGGGGCGACAAACCGACCTAACGCATTAGATCCAGCGCTTAGAAGAGGAGGAAGATTTGACAGAGAAATCGAGATAGGCATCCCAGACAGAAATGGGAGAAAAGAAATACTGCAAATCCATGTAAGAGGTATGCCCTTAGATAAAGATGTTAACCTTGACCTTATCGCTGATAAAACCCATGGCTTCGTTGGCGCAGATCTAGCTGCACTTGTAAAAGAGGCTGGCATGATCGCTTTAAGACGCATACTACCAGAAATTGATCTCACAAAAGAGGAGATACCAGCGGAGATACTAGACAAAATAAAAGTTACAGCAGCAGACTTTGAGGAAGCGTTAAAAACAGTTGAGCCCTCAGCTCTAAGAGAAGTATTCATTGAAACCCCAAATGTTAAATGGGAGGATATAGGCGGACTAGAGGAAGTAAAAGAGCAGCTAAAACAAGCCGTGGAATGGCCGTTAAAATATCCGAAGCTATTCCAGCATATGAACGCTAAACCACCTAAAGGAATACTATTATATGGTCCGCCTGGAACAGGGAAAACGCTTCTAGCTAAAGCTGTTGCAACTGAAACCGAAGCAAACTTCATCTCAGTGAAAGGGCCTGAATTCCTCTCAAAATGGGTTGGTGAAAGCGAGAAAGCGGTTAGAGAAACATTTAGAAAAGCAAGACAAGCAGCGCCGTGCATAATATTCTTCGATGAACTAGACGCTGTAACCCCTGTTAGAGGTTCATCGATAGGTGACGCTCACACAACGGAGAGAATTATAAGCCAGCTGTTAACAGAATTAGACGGGTTAGAGGAGCTTAAAGGCGTAACAGTTATCGCCGCCACCAACAGACCCGACATCATAGATCCAGCGTTGCTTAGACCAGGCCGATTCGACCGCTTAATATACATTCCACTCCCAGATGAAGCTACTAGAAAGAAAATATTCGAAGTCCACTTAAAAAACAAACCACTAGCGAATAACGTGAACTTAGACGAGCTTGCTAAAGAAACAGAAAACTTTTCAGGCGCAGAAATAGCTGCGGTCTGTAATGAAGCGGTTATAAACGCTATCAAAGAATACCTTGATAAACATCAAGGGGTAGAAGATGATAAAGAGATCAGTAAACTTAAACTAGAAGCCAGACATATAAAAGAAGCTTTAAAGAAGATCGGCCCCATCTCTAAAACCCGCGTAGAACAGCAAACAAGAATGTACGAAGAATTCGCTAAACAACATAATATTTAATTTTTTTTAAAAAAAAAGGGGAGGAATATGGGCGTTGACCTGGATATAAATAAACTTACATACGCTTTAGGAAGCGATACGAGGAGAAAAATCCTCTTTCTCCTAAGCCAAGGTGCAGACTATGCCTTGAGTCTTGCAACCAAGCTCAACCTCACCCCTAGAGCTGTTATCCAAAACCTGAATATTTTAGAGGAAACAGGGTTAGTTGAAAAAATAGTTAAGAAAAGCCCTTACGGCCCTTCAAGAGTATATTATAAAATAAAAAGGGGTGTACATCTAAACATAAGCCTCTCACCGCGATGCTTCAGAATTAAAATGGCGGAATTACCTGATAAAATAGAGTTTCAACAAGATTACTTAAAAGAAGCTTTAGAGGAAGTCGATAAACTCGAGTTTTTTAAACAAGACTCAGAGGCATTACAGAAGATTATAGAGTTGTTAAACAAAACTGAAAGTAAACTCAGAGAATTAGAGGAAACCCAGTGCAATCTCTTAAAATTGAGAGATAAAATATTCGAGGAAATAGAGAAAATTCTCCCACCTGAACCCTCAGAGATATCTTTGGCCACGTTAATAAGATCTCTGATAGAACTGGGAGGGGAAGGTGACATATTAGATTTATTAGAGTACCATAAGACTTCGAAAAATAGATTAGAAGAGCTTCTAGACTTAGCTAAAAAATATAATCTAATAAAGGAGAAAAAAGTTAAAGAAGAGAAAGACTACTACACACTATGAGAAAAATATTTCAACGCGTCTAAATTAGAAAAGGCTTAGCGTTGTAACACGATAGCCTAATATAGGTATTTAAGAATTTGATTTTTTACTTGAGGGGACTTATTTTGAATGTTTTCAATGAATTAGATAGTAGTCTTAGAGAGAAACTACAAGCATTCGGGTTTAAAACCCCTACAGCTACACAAGAGAAGGCGATACCTAAAATTCTTAAAGGGTACCACACACTTATAATCGCCCCTACAGGTTCAGGGAAAACTGAAGCAGCAGTGTTCCCTGTGTTAAACCGTATACTTCAAGATAGAGAAAGCGGCGAAGAGCAACCTGGAATAAAAGCCTTATATATTACCCCATTAAAAGCGCTTAACAGAGATATTCTGAAAAGACTTATAAAACTTGGGGAGACGCTTAACATTAAAATAGAAGTCAGACACGGGGATACCAGCCAACCTGCTAGACGTAAACAAGCTTTAAAACCGCCAGATATTCTCATACTTACACCTGAAACCCTACAAGCGATACTACCGGGTAAAAAAATGAGGGAGCATCTTAGAACAGTAAAATGGGTGATCGTGGACGAAATCCACGAGCTAGCTAATGATGAAAGAGGAGCACAACTATCAATAGGATTGGAGAGACTGGAATATCTTACCGGGAGAGAATTTCAAAGAATAGGCCTTTCAGCGACAGTTGGAGGAGCTTCTAAAATAGCTAAATTTTTAACTGGAAGCCATGGAAAAACTAAAATAATTTACTTAGGCGGCGGTAAAAAATTCATAATCCATTTAGATTACGCTGAGGTAACCGAAGAAGATTATAAATTAGCTGTAGAGATAAAGTCAACTCCCAGAATCGCTCATGTAATAAGGTTAATAGATAAACTTATTAGAGATCATAAATCAGTTCTACTCTTCACTAATACAAGAGAGGCTGCTGAAATTATAGCCTCTAAGCTAACTCAATATAATCCCAGTTTTAATTTCGCCGTCCACCATAGTTCACTCTCTAAAGAAGTGAGGCTTGAAGCGGAGTCAAAGTTTAAAGACGAAGTGATAAAGTGCATAATATGCACGTCATCGTTAGAGCTGGGAATAGATATAGGAAGCATAGATCTTGTAATCCAGTTCATGTCACCCAGACAAATATCCAAGTTAATTCAACGCGTAGGCAGAGCTGGTCACAGGCTTGAAACTCCTTCTGAAGGATATATCATCGCGATGAACGTCGATGATATACTAGAATCAATCGCGATATGCAAAGGAGTGCTTAAACATAAAATTGAAGATGTAACACTCCACGAAAACAGTTTAGACGTTTTATGTCATCAAATAGCCGGGATAATTTTAGATAATAGTAAAATAGAACTTGAAAAACTCTACGATATTATAAGAAACTCCTATCTTTACCATCAAATTCAGTTTGAAAAAATAAAAGAAGTAGTTGAATATATGCACACTCATAAGTTAGTTTACTTAGCTGGAGGTGTTGTTAAAAGAAGTAGAAAAACATTGGAGTATTATTATTCGAATCTTTCAATGATACCTGACGTTAAACAATATGATGTAGTGGATATAGCCTCAAATATGAAGATAGGGAGACTGGATGAGGAGTTCGTTGTAAATAACCAAGCTGGAGAAGTGTTTATCGCTAAAGGTCAAGCGTGGCGTATAATCTCAATTGAAGAAGATGTGATAAGAGTTGAACCTGCCCCCACACCAATAGCGGCGGTTCCCTCATGGGAGGGGGAGCTGCTACCTGTCCCATATAACATCGCTAGAATGGTTGCGCATCTTAGAGACCGACTCTACGATAATCTCTCAAATCAACATACAGTCGACTACATTGAAATCATTAGAAGCTCTCTTTTAAATAGTAGAGAGGAGTTACAGAATATCATAATAAAAGAAAGCGTTTTAAAAAAATTATATGAAAGCATCCACTTCTACATAGAGAATAAAGAACCTTATAATGGAGAGAGAAACATTCTAATAGAGTCTGCTGAAAACATGATAATAGTTCATCTCTGCTACGGTAGTAAAGTGAACCAAACAATAGCCCAGCTGATAGCTTCAACTCTGCTAAGTAAACTAGGTGAAAGCGTAATTATCAAGTCTGATCCTTATAGAATCGTAATTCAAAACGCCTCAGGCTTAAATTGTAACACGGTTAAAGAAGTTTTCTATGAAATTAAAACAGAATATTTGAAACCTCTCCTAGAAACTTCTTTAAAACAGACTGCTCTCTTCAACTGGAAATACGCGTATGTCGCTAAAAGATTTGGTTTAATTGAGAAAGACGCAAGCTACAGCTCCGTGGATATAAAAAGACTCATCAAATATTATGATCCAGTTATCATAGAGGAGACTATAAGAGAAATATTACTTGAAAAAATGGATTTAAAAAAGACTTCAGAGCTCCTCAAAAAAATCAGTTTAGAAGAAATAGAGGTGAAAGTAAAAGAATATAAGAGAAGCCTAAGCTACGGCGAATTCACTAATATAGTTTTAGAGAGCCTCGGTGTGAGAGATTTAATTTCACCTGAAAAACCGGTCGCTGAAATTTTAAGCATCTTCAAAAAAAGACTTGAATCAGCTAATAAAAAATTGATTTGCCTTTACTGTGGGAAATACGAGTCAACGCGAACAGTGGGCGCATTAGAAGATTATCCTAAATGCCCTATTTGCGGCTCAAGATACTTAGCCGCAGTTTATCCGAACGACGATGAATCCTATCAATTAGTTAAAAAATGGAAGACGGGTCGAAAATTAGATAACGCAGAGATTCGTAAAATAAAAAAATTACAGGAAATAGGCAGTCTAGTTTTAACAATGGGTAAGAAAGCGATAATCGCTTTAGCGGCTAGAGGCGTAGGTCCTCAAAACGTGAAAAGAATTTTTTCAAAAACAAGTTTAACTGAAAAAGACATACTACTAGAAATTTTAAGAACAGAGAAAAAATATCTTGAAACTAGAGGTTTCTGGGATTAAGCTAATAGTAACCCATACTTTACTTATCGATTTTTTATATTTTATCAAACTAAAAGGCTTCTAAAAAGAGGGATAGACGTAAATATTAAAGCAACTGGCCACTGTGAAAAATAAAGAGATAACTTTAAAGCAGCTGCTCTCAGAGTATTTTAAAGAAGTTTACCAAGGTGCAGTCTACTCTTCTAATTCTACTTCAAATAATATTATAGGTGTTTGAGTTTTCACATTAAATTTTTCTTTAACACCTACAACCCGACCTTTCACAACGCTTTTATCAACAGGGTTAAGCAATTCAACATCAATAGTGCGGCTGGTAAAAATACGTTGACTATCTTTATCTACAAGTTTTAAAGCTTCTAAGGGTAATCCATCTCGGATGACGCGCCACTCTAAAATTTCGAGTTCCCCACCTATATTCGGTTTAAAATCGCCTTCAAACCGGAAAACTACGCGTTTAGACATAGTAGACCAGCTTTTTTACAATAAAGTTTATCAATAAAACATTTAACTATTTCCATAAAATATACTCTTAAAATTAAATCTTGAGGTTTTTGAATGAGTGATATGATAAAACTACCACCTCGAACTGGACAGATCATCTACGGACCGATACATTCACGCCGCATAGGGGTTGATATAGGCATTAACCTCCTTGTTCAGGAAGGAAAAACATGTAATTTTAACTGCGTATATTGCCAATACGGTGTAACTGGAAACCCTGTAGATTACAATAAAGGAGAAAACGATTGGATTAAACCAGTATACGTGTATGATGCTGTTGAAAAAGCGCTTTCAACTCTATCTAGGCAATGGTATAAACTAGACGCTGTTACTTTCTCAGGCTATGGGGAGCCTACCCTTCATCCTAAATTTACACAGATAGTTGAGAGAGTTAAAAAAATAAAAGAAAAATATTATCCTAACGCTAAGCTCACGTTAATCACGAATTCAAGCACGTTAAAATATAAGAGAATAATGAAAATCATGGAATTATTCGATCAAATACTAGCTAAACTAGATGCGGGGACAGATAAAACATTCCACTTGATAAATAGACCTATAAATAAAAAACTTAAGATTAGCAGCATAATCGACAACCTCACGATTTTATCAAGTAAAGTTAAACATCTCATCATACAAACCCTTTTATTCAACACAGAAGATGAGAGAATCACCCCTAACACAAGTTTAGAGGAGATGAGCGCGATAAGCCAAGCTATATGCAAAATCAACCCTAAAGAGGTACAGGTATATACGATTGTGAGGGCCCCCGCGATAAGCTCGGTTAAACCAGCTACCGTAAGCCAACTACAACAACTTAAAAAATACATAGATGAAAGATGCGGTTCCAATGTGAATGTGAAAATTTATTAATTCTCTTATTTAGTTACGAATTCTATAACTTACCAACGCTGCGCATAAAACAATTAAAGCGATCATAATATAACTGTAAAAAAACGAGCCTGTGAAGTCAGTTAACCAACCGAATAAAAGCGGAAAAACTGTTACAGTGACCCCCGTCATACAGACAAGCAACGTCATAGCAGTATTAGGGTAATCAGGTTCAACTATTTTTGGCAGCGCCCATATAGGACCCTGAGGAATCCAAACAAGCGCCCCTATAAACCAGCTTAAAAATAGATCGCTTACTGGATTAAAACCGACTGAAAAAGGTAGTATAAGAAAAGTTAAAGATAGTAAAGTTAAGGGAACAGCGATCCATAGTCCTTTCCTATATTTTTTATCTGAGAAATACCCGCCCAGTAATGCAGAGATAATACCGGCTATCGAAGCGAATACCACTGTTAAATTAGCAACATTCGCGTTGACACTTTTTTCAAATATTAATGTTCTAGTGAAAAATGTTAAGAATACAGTCCAAGCAGCCATAGACAAACACTGAGCCACCGCTATTTTAAAAAGTTCCATGCTTTTAAAAATTTTCACAGTATTAGCAGGTTTATGAAAGTTAGCCGGCGTATCTGTTGTTAATATTTGAACTAGAATAGCTACTATAAAACCGTAAACGAATGCTAGGAAAAAGATACTTCTCCAACCTAAAATAATCGCCTGAACTGGAACAGTTAAAAAAGCGGTGAGCGTTCCCACACCGTAGCTTAAAACAATTAAAGAAGTTGCGAAAGACAATTTCTCCTTAGGGTAAACGTTTGATACAATCACCACCCCCGGTGTCCAGAATAGAATCGCTCCTACGCCCGTTATGAATCGGCCTATAAGAACAAGTTCAAAGAAGTATGCTTGACTTATTATAAGAGACCCTAAAGCCACCGTAATAGTTCCAGCTACCACTAGTTTTTTAAAACCTATTTTATCCGCGTAACGCCCAACTACAAACTGGAGGGCTATAGCTGGAATCCAGTAAGCTGCCATTAAAGCACCTACACCAATCTCTGTGATAGAGAAAACATTTTGAAGAGTTATAGAGAGTAAAACGAAGTCGAATACAGAGTAGCCGAATAGAGTCCTGATAAGCATACCCGCGATTAAGTTCCTTCCTTGAACGGATACCATAAAATCACTTACAAATTTAATAATAGAATATTCTCTTAACTTGCTCAAACTCGAAGGGGTATATAAGCTTTAAAAATAGAATTTTAATCTTTTTTTCAGATAAAATAAGGTCGAAGTTAAATAAGAAAGAGAATTATTAACAACGCCATGAAGATTATTATTGACAGCGCGTTAATAAATCTAAACCTCTTAATTCTTTTATGAACTTCTTCAATGTTCCTTAACGCTTGCTCTTGGTATAATCTGAGATCCTCAGAATCAAGCACTTGGCCCTCAAAACTTACAGGTTGAATTAATAAAAACTCTGGTTCAAAGGACTCGTTTTCCTCATCGTTTATAGGATTGTTTAAAGAATCGGTTTGGGCATCTTCTTCAACCTCGCATAAAGGGCATAACCCTTCGCGAGGATCAAACCATCTGTCGTGAATCGGGCAGTAAAGTTTTTTAACTTTTCCCATACCATGCCATCTCTAATTATAATTTGATAAACGTAAATAAAAAGCATACTGGAGATTATAGTCAACTCAAACTAACACTGTTCGATTAATTAAATAGACTGCGCCTATTAACGTTACAACCGCGAAACCTGTGAGAACTATGAAGGATAACGGTATCATTAAGTCAGGGCTCATTATAGAAAAGCCGGGTGTGAACGGTAGTAAAAGCGCTTTCATACCTTCAACCGTGTAAGTTACAGGGTTAATGTAAGCGAGGACCTGAAGAGGCGCAGGCATAACCGGTACTGGAACTAAAGCCCCGCTAGTAAAGAACAACGGTAGGGTTAAAAGAGACATTATAGCGTTTAAACCCTCGAATGATGTTAGTTTTATAGCTATCATAGAGGAGAAGAATGTGAAACCTAAACCCATTAAGAATATTAAACCGAGTAAACCTATATAAGCCAGCGCAGGGGTGTATGGATATGTGAAAGATGCGCCTAGAATAAACCCGCCTATTAAAACTAACACTACTTGAATAAGAGATCTAAGCTGGCTTCCAAGTGCTTTCCCTATTATTATATCTGTTCGAGCTATGGGGGCTACAGCGATCTCCTTGATTAACCCGAATATTTTATCGAAGAGGATTCCTATACCACCGAATAGGCTGGTGAAAAGCACTGTAAGCGCTACTACTCCCGGTACAAGTGATGAAAAATAGGAGAACCCTGTGAAAACTGGCATACCTGTCAGAAAAGAGTTTAATGAAATCCCGTATAATGCAAGCCATAATATCGGTTGAATAATCGAAGAGAACAGCTGGGATTTAGATCGGAAAATTTTAATCGCTTCCCTCCAGAATATCGTAGTTATATTACTCATATAATTAACCTCCTTGTCCTCCTCATAATAGTCAGATTTCTAATCCAATCATTACCTTCCTTAATTTCTCTACCAGTATAGAATAAAAATACGTCATCTAAGGTAGGGCGTTTCAATTCTATACTATCAACGATAATATTCTCCTCATCTAACATTTTAATAAGTTTAGGAATGGTGGCGCTGCCTCTACCTATGCTAGAGAGTATTAAACCGGAGGATGTTTCTTTAATCTCTTTTAGTAACTCGGTTCTCTTCAATATTTCAATGGTTTTCGACTTAATCTCAGGCGCTACCCTGAGCAGTATTAAATCTCTGCCAAGCTGTGACTTCAAATTCTCAGAGTTATCTATAGCTACTATTCTACCTCTATTCATAATCGCTATTTTATTAGAAAGCATATCAGCTTCATCCATATAATGCGTGGTCATGAAGATGGTTACACCTGAGCTATTTATCTTTCTAATCTCATCCCATATTGTGAGTCTGCTCTGAGGGTCTAAGCCGAGGGAGGGCTCGTCCAAAAATAGCACTTTAGGGTTATTCATCAAGCCTCTTACTATCTCCAGTTTTCTTTTCATACCTCCACTTAAAGTCTTAGTGAGACTTTTAGCCTTATCCTCTAAACCGATCACGGATAATAATTCTTTTATCTTCTTATGTCGCTCGGTTTTCGGTATATTATAAAGTCGACCGTGAAAATCCAGTGTCTCCCATACGGTAAGGTTATTATCTAAAACAAGTTCTTGAAAAGTCACCCCGATCATATGCCTGATTTTATTAGGGTCTTTAACAACGTCAACGCCGTTTATGAAAGCTTTTCCACCGTCCGGTTTAAGAAGTGTAGTTAAAATATTAATAGTCGTGGTTTTACCAGCCCCGTTCGGACCTAATAGACTGAATATTTCACCTTCCTCTACCGTAAATGAAATAGAATCCACGGCGGTTAAACCGTTGAATTTTTTAACAAGGTTCTCGACTTCTATAATATTACCCATGATTTGTCGCCTGTAATCTTTAACTTTAATTGATGTATCTAAATGCTATATCAAATTTGATAATTAGATGTGAATATAAAGATAGCGCTCCTAAACGTGTCAAATAAGTTTTTAAAGAAAAAAATATTTATTAAACAATCAAACATAAAAGGTGCGGGTAATTGAGCAATAACTTATTCACTACACCGCAGAAAGATGTCTCAATAGTTTTATGCGGAGAAGCCGGGCAGGGTATACAGACACTAGAATTTTTCCTGACAAGAATATTCAAAATCTCAGGTTACCACGTATACGCCACTAAAGAATATATGTCTCGTATAAGAGGTGGAAGCAATTCAACACAGATAAGGGTGTCATCAGATTATGTAAGAGCCCCTGTTAAAAGAATGGATATATTCATTCCTTTAGACGGCAAAGCCCTGAAGCACTTAGAGAAGCATATAACCTCTAATACAGTTATAATAGGGGATAAAGCAAACCTTAAAACAGAGCTTAAACTCTACGATATTCCTCTAACAAAAATCTCTACAGAGATAGGCGGAAAAATATATGAAAATATGATAGCGGTGGGGGTTATATCAAAACTTTTTAAAGTAAACCTTCAAACCTTAGAAGATTATTTGAAAAATTACTTCGCTAAAAAAGGAACGGAGATAGTGGAGAAAAATATAAAAGCTGTTAAAGCAGGCTATGATGAAGCTGAACGGCTCTTCAAAAACTCTGAAATAAACGTAATAAAAAACCCTGATGTGAAAGACCATATAGTTTTAAATGGAGCTGAAGCCGTAGCCTTAGGAGCGATAGCAGGCGGCTGCAATTTCATCGCAGCTTATCCCATGTCCCCTTCCACTAACGTATTCGTCTTTTTAGCTCAACACGCC comes from the Candidatus Odinarchaeum yellowstonii genome and includes:
- a CDS encoding MFS transporter, translated to MVSVQGRNLIAGMLIRTLFGYSVFDFVLLSITLQNVFSITEIGVGALMAAYWIPAIALQFVVGRYADKIGFKKLVVAGTITVALGSLIISQAYFFELVLIGRFITGVGAILFWTPGVVIVSNVYPKEKLSFATSLIVLSYGVGTLTAFLTVPVQAIILGWRSIFFLAFVYGFIVAILVQILTTDTPANFHKPANTVKIFKSMELFKIAVAQCLSMAAWTVFLTFFTRTLIFEKSVNANVANLTVVFASIAGIISALLGGYFSDKKYRKGLWIAVPLTLLSLTFLILPFSVGFNPVSDLFLSWFIGALVWIPQGPIWALPKIVEPDYPNTAMTLLVCMTGVTVTVFPLLFGWLTDFTGSFFYSYIMIALIVLCAALVSYRIRN
- a CDS encoding ABC transporter permease, with the protein product MSNITTIFWREAIKIFRSKSQLFSSIIQPILWLALYGISLNSFLTGMPVFTGFSYFSSLVPGVVALTVLFTSLFGGIGILFDKIFGLIKEIAVAPIARTDIIIGKALGSQLRSLIQVVLVLIGGFILGASFTYPYTPALAYIGLLGLIFLMGLGFTFFSSMIAIKLTSFEGLNAIMSLLTLPLFFTSGALVPVPVMPAPLQVLAYINPVTYTVEGMKALLLPFTPGFSIMSPDLMIPLSFIVLTGFAVVTLIGAVYLINRTVLV
- a CDS encoding ATP-binding cassette domain-containing protein, with product MGNIIEVENLVKKFNGLTAVDSISFTVEEGEIFSLLGPNGAGKTTTINILTTLLKPDGGKAFINGVDVVKDPNKIRHMIGVTFQELVLDNNLTVWETLDFHGRLYNIPKTERHKKIKELLSVIGLEDKAKSLTKTLSGGMKRKLEIVRGLMNNPKVLFLDEPSLGLDPQSRLTIWDEIRKINSSGVTIFMTTHYMDEADMLSNKIAIMNRGRIVAIDNSENLKSQLGRDLILLRVAPEIKSKTIEILKRTELLKEIKETSSGLILSSIGRGSATIPKLIKMLDEENIIVDSIELKRPTLDDVFLFYTGREIKEGNDWIRNLTIMRRTRRLII